The nucleotide window CGAATGTACATACTGTGTTCGAAGATCTGATTGGTGTCGATGAAGACGACGCCAATCCAATCGCGAGTCACTTTAGTGAACTGTGGGATATGGCCCATAAACAAGACGTGATTGAGCAGGTTCTTGAGCATGACATCGCGATTGCTAACCCGCTGGAAGCGGCGAAAACCATTATCCAATTTAAAGCGGATTTAGCGAAGAAAACCCTTGGCCCACGTGGACGGGAGGTTTTAAATCGCTTGATGCCTAAAGTGTTCCAAGCGTTGTACACCGCCAAGGATGCAGAGTTTGGTTTATCTCGAGTGTTGCACCTTCTCCATAAAATAGTCACGCGTACCACTTACCTTGAGCTATTGGATGAACACCCTGCCGCGTTAACTCAGTTAGTTCGTTTATGTACTGCGAGCCCGATGATTTCGGAGCAGCTTGGCCGTTATCCTATTCTATTAGATGAACTTATTGACCCTCAGCAACTCTATAATCCAGTACCTTTAGAGTCTTACAAGACTGAGCTGAGAGATTACCTAGCTCGTATTCCTGAAGATGATATGGAGCAACAGATGGAAGGCCTGCGTCAGTTTAAGCAGACTTGTATCTTGAGGATTGCAGCCGCGGATATTGCAGGTGCTCTGCCAGTCATGAAGGTCAGTGATCACCTTACCTATTTAGCAGAAGCGATTGTTGAGGCGGGTATTAACCAAGCGTGGCTGCAAGTGTCAGCTAAGTTCGGTGAGCCCACTCATGTGAAAGACCGAGAAGGCCGTGGTTTTGCGGTTGTCGGCTATGGCAAGGTCGGCGGTTGGGAGCTGGGCTATAACTCAGACCTTGATATTGTGTTCATGCACGACTGCCCGGTACACATCTATACTGACGGTAAGAAAGAGATTGATGGACGCCAGTTTTATCTAAGATTGGCACAGCGCATCATCCATATTTTCTCGACAAGAACCGCTTCTGGTATTTTGTATGAGGTCGATACTCGTCTGCGCCCTTCAGGTGCCTCTGGTCTGTTGGTTAGTCCAACGGATGCCTTTGACGAGTATCAGCACAATGATGCGTGGACTTGGGAGCACCAAGCTCTAACTCGCGCTCGCATGATTTACGGCGATGACTTATTGGCTTCGGCATTCAACAAAACTCGTCATGAGGTCCTGTGCTTGGCTCGTGATGAGGCAACACTCAAAAAGTCCGTTGTGGATATGCGTGAAAAAATGCGCGGTCATTTAGGCGGTAAGAAAGCCGATCGATTCATGTTGAAACAAGATGCGGGCGGTATTACTGATATTGAGTTCTTGGCGCAATACTTAGTGCTGAGATACAGCAGCGAAAAACCTAAGCTCACCCGTTGGTGTGACAATGTACGAATCTTTGAAAGCCTGTTGTCACAGGGGATTATGGACGAGCAGCAAGGCATGGCATTAACCAACGTCTATACGACGTTAAGAGATGAAATCCATCACCGTAATCTACTCAACCTTGATGCGGATGTGGCGATTGAGAAGTTTGAGATGGAAAGAGAACATG belongs to Vibrio splendidus and includes:
- the glnE gene encoding bifunctional [glutamate--ammonia ligase]-adenylyl-L-tyrosine phosphorylase/[glutamate--ammonia-ligase] adenylyltransferase — its product is MPLPSQLTTHSQSAFEQLLEHQSEAINAWPEPMIEDLKRVLGLSCFVADCLQRDTVLSNSLPDMLACEERAEGYRQRLAELLSSCADEMSGQRVLRQFRNREMTYIAWRDFLGEWELEKSLSHLSMLAEAMIFETYQWQYDICCKEWGTPCNDQGEAQPMLIIGMGKLGGGELNFSSDIDLIFTYPENGETQGARRSIANAQFFTRLGQRIIKALDQQTFDGFCYRVDMRLRPFGESGPLVMSYAALEDYYQEQGRDWERYAMVKARVMGSEMYPEYQELRQMLRPFVFRRYIDFSAIQSLRRMKSMISSEVRRRGLSNNIKLGSGGIREVEFIAQVFQLIRGGREPSLRGRGLLETLSAIESLNLLETKEVGHLREAYLFLRRLENLLQAMSDKQTQTLPDGEFEQLQLAVAMQFADWDSLITATRVHMANVHTVFEDLIGVDEDDANPIASHFSELWDMAHKQDVIEQVLEHDIAIANPLEAAKTIIQFKADLAKKTLGPRGREVLNRLMPKVFQALYTAKDAEFGLSRVLHLLHKIVTRTTYLELLDEHPAALTQLVRLCTASPMISEQLGRYPILLDELIDPQQLYNPVPLESYKTELRDYLARIPEDDMEQQMEGLRQFKQTCILRIAAADIAGALPVMKVSDHLTYLAEAIVEAGINQAWLQVSAKFGEPTHVKDREGRGFAVVGYGKVGGWELGYNSDLDIVFMHDCPVHIYTDGKKEIDGRQFYLRLAQRIIHIFSTRTASGILYEVDTRLRPSGASGLLVSPTDAFDEYQHNDAWTWEHQALTRARMIYGDDLLASAFNKTRHEVLCLARDEATLKKSVVDMREKMRGHLGGKKADRFMLKQDAGGITDIEFLAQYLVLRYSSEKPKLTRWCDNVRIFESLLSQGIMDEQQGMALTNVYTTLRDEIHHRNLLNLDADVAIEKFEMEREHVVQAWKQWMEA